Below is a window of Clavibacter michiganensis subsp. tessellarius DNA.
CGGGCGAGGTCCGAGTTCGACGAGCCGGGTCGCTGGGCGAGGATCTCGAGGCACGAGTAGTGCGTGACCGTCATGCCGAGCGGCCGCAGCACCTCCTCCATCGCCAGCCGCAGCGCGGTCGCGGTCTCCTTCAGCAGGTAGCCGAGGGAGGTCTCGAGGTCGATGCCGTCGTCGCCTTGACTCATGTCAGCATTCTGACATACGCTCCTCCATGTCAGGCATCTGACATTGACATCAGGAGGATCCATGCCCGTCACCGGCCCCGACTTCGTCTCGCTCCAGGTCCGCGACCTCGCCGCCTCGCAGGCGTTCTACGAGCGCCATCTCGGCCTCGTCCGCTCCCCCGCGGGCCCGCCGCACGCGGTCGTCTTCACGACGACGCCCGTCGCGTTCGCGCTCCGCGACCTCGCCCCCGGCACCGACCTCGACGCCGTCGCCCAGCCCGGCGTGGGCGTAGCCCTCTGGCTGCACGCGACGGACGTGCAGGCGATCCACGACGGGCTCGTCGCCGACGGCCGCACGATCGTCCAGCCGCCCGTCGACGGGCCCTTCGGCCGCACCTTCACGTTCCAGGACCCCGACGGCTACCACGTGACGCTGCACGACCGGGCCTGAGGGGGGGGTGCCGCCGAGTCGGGCCGCCGGCGAGTCGGGCCGCCGGCGAGTCGGGCCGCCGGCGAGTCGGCCCGCCGGACCCGGCCGCCGGGCGGGTCGCCGCCGAGCGTCCGCGGCCCGGGCGCCCCGGCTCGTGCATGCGATGATGAGCCGTGCCCGACATGCCCCACCGCCCCGCCGAGCCCGGGGGCGCCGGCACCGGCATCGAGGGCGCGGCGGACGACCGCGGCACGCACGGCGGCACGCCCACGCGCGTCGGTCGGCGCTCGGACGAGCGCGCCGTCGCCGCCCGCGGATCCCGCCTCGACGACCTGCTGGCCCGCCTCGTCACGACGCCCGGCCGCCGGCGCGCGCTCGAGTGGGGCACGGTCGTCGCGATCGCGCTGCTCGCCGCGGTGCTCCGCATCCAGTCGCTCGGCCACCCCGACACGCTCGTCTTCGACGAGACCTTCTACGTGAAGGACGCGTGGACCCTCCTCCACCTCGGCTACGAGGGGTCGTGGCCCACGGATCCGAACCCCGCCTTCATCGCCGGGCAGACCGACGGGTACCTGCAGGCGCCCGGCTTCGTGGCGCATCCGCCGCTCGGCAAGTGGGTCATCGCGCTCGGGCTCGCGGTCTTCGGCGCGGCGGATCCGGTGGGCTGGCGCATCGCGACGGCCGTCGTCGGCACCCTGGCCGTCGTGCTCCTCACGCTCATCGCCCGCCGGCTCACCGGATCCGCGGTGGTCGCCGCCATCGCCGGCCTCCTGTTCGCGATCGACGGCCACGCCATCGTCATGAGCCGCATCGCGCTCCTCGACACGCACGTCATGTTCTTCGGCCTCCTCGGCGTCGGCGCGATCCTCCTCGACCGCACCTGGCACGAGCGCCGGTTCGCGCGCCTCCTCGCCCTCCGCCGCGACGCGCGCCCCGAGAGCGCGCACCCGCTCGAGTTCGGCCCCGTGATCCTGTGGCGCCCGTGGCTGATCGCCGCCGGCGTCGCGTTCGGCGCGACCTCGTCGGTCAAGTGGTCGGGCGTCTTCTTCCTCGCGGGCTTCGGCCTCTACGTGGTGCTCAGCGACATGCTGCTGCGCCGCCGCCACGGGCTCGCCGCGTGGTTCACGGCCGGCGCCGTCGTGCAGGGCCCCGTCTCCTTCCTCCTCCTCGTGCCGCCTGCGATCGCCGCGTTCCTCGCCTCGTACGCGGGCTGGTTCGCCACCTCGAACGGCTACTTCCGCGGCTGGGCCGCGGAGGGCGCGAACGCGTGGCAGGGCGGGCTCGCGTGGGTGCCGCTCTCGATCCAGAGCCTGTGGCACTACCTCTCGCAGCAGTACGCGTTCAACGTCGGGCTCGACGTGACGCACCCGTACCGGGCGGATCCGCGGCTCTGGCTGCTCCTGTACCGGCCGACGCAGTTCTACTACGAGGCGTACGGCTACGGGCAGGCCGGCTGCACGGTCGACGCGTGCTCGGCCTCGATCACCTCGATCGCGAACCCGATCATCTGGTGGCTCTCCGTCGCGGCGATGCTCTACCTCGTCTACCGCCTGGCCGCGCGCCGCGAGTGGCAGGTGGGCCTCGTGCTCATGGGCATCGCGGTGGGGTACCTGCCGTGGCTGCTCTACGTGAACCGCACGGTCTTCCAGTTCTACTCGATCGCCTTCGAGCCGTACCTGCTGCTGTGCCTCGCGATGGTCCTGGGGCTGGTCCTCGGCGACCGGCGCGACGCGCGTCCGCGGCGGACGCGCGGCATCGTCGTGGTCGTCACGGTGCTCGTCGTGTGCGCGCTCGTGAGCGCCTTCTTCTACCCGATCTGGGTGGGGCAGCTCGTGCCGACCTGGTTCTGGCGGCTGCACGCCTGGATCCCTTCGGGCTGGATCTGATGCCCGCCACCGCCGCCCGCCTCCACCCCGCGCTCCCCGGCCTCGCCGCCGCGGCGGCCGCCGCCCTCGTGGCGTGGGCCGTGCACGCGCTCGTCCCGGCGATCCCGCTGCTCACGGTCGCGGTCGCCCTCGGCATCGTCGCCGCGCAGATCCCGGCCGCCCGGCCCGCGCTCACCGGGCCGCTGAAGCCCGGCCTCACGCTCGCGTCGAAGCGGCTGATGCGGATCGGCGTGGTGCTCCTCGGCCTGCAGCTCGGGCTCTCCGACATCGTCGGCCTCGGCTGGCGCGCCGTGCTGCTCGTGGTCGCGGTCGTGGTGCTCGCGTTCGCGGGCACGTACGCGATCGCCCGCGCCCTCCGCATGCCCGGCCAGCAGCCGCTCCTCCTCGCGACCGGCTTCTCCATCTGCGGCGCGAGCGCGATCGGCGCGATGGCGGGCGTCACGCGCGCCAAGCCCGCCGACCAGGGCGCGCCCGTCGCGCTCGTCACGCTCTGCGGCACGCTCGCGATCGCCGTGCTGCCCCCGCTCGCCGGGCCGCTCGGCCTCGACGACGTCGCCTTCGGGCACTGGGTCGGCGCGGGCGTGCACGACGTGGGGCAGGTGGTCGCGACCGCGCAGATCGCCGGATCCGCCGCCCTCACCATCGCCATCGCCGTGAAGCTCACGCGCGTGCTCCTGCTCGCGCCCGTGGTCGCCGTCGCGGGCGTCGTGATGCGCCGCCGCGAGGGCCGGGTGGAGGGCGCCGCGCGTCCGCCGATCGTGCCGCTGTTCGTGCTCGGGTTCCTCGCGGCCGTGCTCGTGCGCACCTTCGTGCCGCTGCCGGACGGCGTGCTCGACGCCGCGCAGGTCGCGCAGACGGCGCTCCTCGCGATCGCGCTCGTGGCGCTCGGATCCGCGGTGCGCCTCCGCGAGCTCGTCGGCCAGGGCGGATCCGCGCTCGCCGCGGGCCTCCTCTCCTGGGCGCTCATCGCGGGCCTCGCGCTCGCGGCCGTGCGCCTGTCCTGATCCGCCGCGGCCCGCCGCCGCCCGCCCGCCGCGGCCCGCCGTCGCCGATCGGCCCGGTCGCGCCGCCCTGCGTGTCGCCCCGTTACGCCGCGGCCAGGGCGGCTGCGGGAGCGCGGGCTAGCGTGACCCCATGGTCGATCGCGAGTACGGGTTCAAGACGAGGGCGATCCACGCGGGCAACATCCCCGACGCCACCACGGGTGCGCGCGCCCTCCCCATCTACCAGTCGAGCGCGTTCGTCTTCGACGACACCGCCGACGCCGCCGCGCGCTTCGCGCTGCAGAAGTACGGCAACGTCTACTCGCGCCTGTCGAACCCCACGGTCGCGTCGTTCGAGGAGCGCGTCGCGAGCCTCGAGGGCGGCCTCGGCGCGGTCGCCACGGCGAGCGGGCTGAGCGCGCAGTACATCACCTTCGCCTCGCTCGCGGGCGCCGGCGACCACATCGTCGCCTCCGCCAACCTCTACGGCGGATCCATCACGCAGCTCGACGTGACCCTCCGCCGCTTCGGCGTGGAGACCACGTTCGTGCAGTCGAGCGACCCGGCCGACTACGCCGCCGCCATCACCGACCGCACCAAGCTCGTATTCGCGGAGACGGTCGCGAACCCGTCGGGCGAGATCGCCGACATCGAGGGCCTCGCGGCCGTGGCGCACGCGGCCGGCGTCCCGCTCGTCATCGACTCCACCATCGCGACCCCGTACCTCAACCGGCCCATCGAGTGGGGCGCCGACATCGTCATCCACTCGGCCACCAAGTTCCTCGGCGGGCACGGCACGACGCTCGGCGGCGTGGTCGTCGAGTCCGGCCTCTTCGACTGGGAGAGCGCCCGCTTCCCCCTGCTCGACCAGCCCGTGCCGAGCTACGGCGGCCTCAACTGGACCGGCAACTTCGGCGAGTACGCGTTCCTCACCCGCCTCCGCGCCGAGCAGCTCCGCGACATCGGCCCCGCGCTCGCCCCGCACTCCGCGTTCCTGCTCGCGCAGGGCGTCGAGACGCTGCCGTACCGGATGCAGGCGCACATCGACAACGCGCGGGCCGTCGCCGAGTGGCTGGATCAGGATCCACGCATCACCGCCGTCAACTGGGCCGGCCTCCCCGCGCACCCGCACCACGAGCGCGCGCGCAAGTACCTGCCGACGGGACCCGGATCCGTGTTCACGTTCGAGGTCGCGGGCGGCCGCGCGGTCGGCCAGCGCTTCATCGAGTCGGTCGAGCTCGCGAGCCACCTCGCCAACATCGGCGACGCCAAGACCCTCGTCATCCACCCGGCCTCCACGACCCACGCGCAGCTGAGCGAGTCGCAGCTGGTGGACGCGGGCGTGCTGCCCGGCATCGTCCGCATCAGCGTGGGCATCGAGGACGTCGCCGACATCATCCACGACCTGGACCAGGCGCTCGCCGCCGCCACGGAGGGAGCGAAGTGAGCTTCGACACCGGCGGGGTACCGCCCGAGCGCACCGGATCCACGCCCCACCCGGCCGCCGACGCCGCGGACCTCGCGCCGCTCGACCCCGCCGAGGAGGCCGCCGACCGCGCGGCGGGCGACGCGGCGGAGGCACAGGCCGACACCGAGCACGCCGACGCGTCCGCACCCGTCGAGCCCGTCGCGACAGTGCCGACTGGAGGGGGCGACGCCGACGGCACCCAGACGACGCAGCTCCAGAACGGCCTGACCTGCGCGATCCCCCGCTCCAGCCCGCTCGCCGCCCTGCTCCGCTCCGAGCGCACGTGGACCGGCCCGAGCGCCAAGGAGCGCCAGGCGATCCTCCGCCGCGCGAAGAGCGTCGCGATCGTCGGCGCCTCGCCGAACCCGGCGCGCTCCAGCTACTTCGTCGGCACGTACCTCCAGCAGTCGAGCGACTACCGCGTCTACTTCGTGAACCCGAACGCCACCGAGATCCTCGGTGAGAAGGCGTACCCCGACCTCGCGTCGCTGCCCGAGGTGCCCGACATCGTCGACGTGTTCCGCAAGGCGAGCGACATCCCGTCCGTCGTGGACGACGTGGTCGCCGTCGGCGCGCCCGTCA
It encodes the following:
- a CDS encoding VOC family protein → MPVTGPDFVSLQVRDLAASQAFYERHLGLVRSPAGPPHAVVFTTTPVAFALRDLAPGTDLDAVAQPGVGVALWLHATDVQAIHDGLVADGRTIVQPPVDGPFGRTFTFQDPDGYHVTLHDRA
- a CDS encoding dolichyl-phosphate-mannose--protein mannosyltransferase → MPHRPAEPGGAGTGIEGAADDRGTHGGTPTRVGRRSDERAVAARGSRLDDLLARLVTTPGRRRALEWGTVVAIALLAAVLRIQSLGHPDTLVFDETFYVKDAWTLLHLGYEGSWPTDPNPAFIAGQTDGYLQAPGFVAHPPLGKWVIALGLAVFGAADPVGWRIATAVVGTLAVVLLTLIARRLTGSAVVAAIAGLLFAIDGHAIVMSRIALLDTHVMFFGLLGVGAILLDRTWHERRFARLLALRRDARPESAHPLEFGPVILWRPWLIAAGVAFGATSSVKWSGVFFLAGFGLYVVLSDMLLRRRHGLAAWFTAGAVVQGPVSFLLLVPPAIAAFLASYAGWFATSNGYFRGWAAEGANAWQGGLAWVPLSIQSLWHYLSQQYAFNVGLDVTHPYRADPRLWLLLYRPTQFYYEAYGYGQAGCTVDACSASITSIANPIIWWLSVAAMLYLVYRLAARREWQVGLVLMGIAVGYLPWLLYVNRTVFQFYSIAFEPYLLLCLAMVLGLVLGDRRDARPRRTRGIVVVVTVLVVCALVSAFFYPIWVGQLVPTWFWRLHAWIPSGWI
- a CDS encoding YeiH family protein, whose amino-acid sequence is MPATAARLHPALPGLAAAAAAALVAWAVHALVPAIPLLTVAVALGIVAAQIPAARPALTGPLKPGLTLASKRLMRIGVVLLGLQLGLSDIVGLGWRAVLLVVAVVVLAFAGTYAIARALRMPGQQPLLLATGFSICGASAIGAMAGVTRAKPADQGAPVALVTLCGTLAIAVLPPLAGPLGLDDVAFGHWVGAGVHDVGQVVATAQIAGSAALTIAIAVKLTRVLLLAPVVAVAGVVMRRREGRVEGAARPPIVPLFVLGFLAAVLVRTFVPLPDGVLDAAQVAQTALLAIALVALGSAVRLRELVGQGGSALAAGLLSWALIAGLALAAVRLS
- a CDS encoding O-acetylhomoserine aminocarboxypropyltransferase/cysteine synthase family protein is translated as MVDREYGFKTRAIHAGNIPDATTGARALPIYQSSAFVFDDTADAAARFALQKYGNVYSRLSNPTVASFEERVASLEGGLGAVATASGLSAQYITFASLAGAGDHIVASANLYGGSITQLDVTLRRFGVETTFVQSSDPADYAAAITDRTKLVFAETVANPSGEIADIEGLAAVAHAAGVPLVIDSTIATPYLNRPIEWGADIVIHSATKFLGGHGTTLGGVVVESGLFDWESARFPLLDQPVPSYGGLNWTGNFGEYAFLTRLRAEQLRDIGPALAPHSAFLLAQGVETLPYRMQAHIDNARAVAEWLDQDPRITAVNWAGLPAHPHHERARKYLPTGPGSVFTFEVAGGRAVGQRFIESVELASHLANIGDAKTLVIHPASTTHAQLSESQLVDAGVLPGIVRISVGIEDVADIIHDLDQALAAATEGAK
- a CDS encoding CoA-binding protein — its product is MTCAIPRSSPLAALLRSERTWTGPSAKERQAILRRAKSVAIVGASPNPARSSYFVGTYLQQSSDYRVYFVNPNATEILGEKAYPDLASLPEVPDIVDVFRKASDIPSVVDDVVAVGAPVIWVQLGIWNQEAAEDAEARGLTVVMDRCVKVEHARFHGGLHLLGFDTGVISSRKAAV